The window GGTGAGCTTTCGGTGGTGCTGCCCGAGAGGGAGGGCGTCGTACTCATCACCTCCACTGATCGGAGTCGGGCCTGAAGCCGCCACGACGGGTATGAGTTTCAGAAAACAAGAAAGCCCGAGAGCGATACGCTCCCGGGCTTTCTTACTGCTTATCATGCCGAGTTACATCGCAGGAACGGGCTGCAGCTTCATGATGTCCCGACATAGCCGGCGCCACATCTTCAAGTCGCGGCTGATCTCCATCCGTAACTCACGGAAGTGTCGTTTGACCTCGTCAAACTCGGTCCGGTGCTCTTTTTTGTTCAGCGAGCGGAAGCGATCGGTCACCGCTTTTGCCGAAGCGATCGAGGCGAGAAGCTGTTCGTGGAGCTTGAGCACTTTCTCCTTCATGTCCGTCACGTCGATGTGCGCGATACGGTTCAGATGATCGATCAGCAACTCCCGATCCGCCTGGACCAGTCGTTTTTCGATCATCAAGGGGTCGGTGCGCTTGAGGTCCCAGGCCAGTCCGACTTTGCTGAGGGCCCAGATGAGGTACTTGGGCGGATCGAACTGGTACCACTTGACACCGTTGCGGTAGTCGCCGGCGAACGTGTGGTGGTAGTTGTGGTAGCCCTCGCCGTACGTGAGCACGGCCAGGATAAAGTTGTTTACCGCGGAGTGTTCGGTGGAATAGGGCTTCGAGCCCCACATGTGGCAGAGCGAATTAATGAACCACGTGGAGTGATGGACAAAAAAGACACGCGCCAGGAAGCCGATGACAAAAGCGCCAAACCAGTCGCCCGTCACAAACCCGATGATGCCGACGGCGATCACATTGGCGAGCGTCAACCACAAGCCGTAATACCGCTCCTGAATCTGGAGTACCTTATTATCCTTGAGGTCGCTGATGTAGCGCTCTTCGATCGGGTCTCCTTCCTTCAACATCCACAGCAGGTGCGAGTGCCAGAAGCCCTTGCTCGCGTTGTAAGGATCCCCATCTTTGTCCACGTGGCGATGGTGGAGCCGGTGATCGAAGGACCAACGAAAGACACTGCTCTGCGCGGCGAGGGTGCCAAAAAACAAGAGCACCATTTCCACCGCGCGCTTGGTGCGATAAGTACGGTGGGCGTACAGGCGGTGGTAGCCAGCTGTGATGCTGATCAGCGAGGCGGCGGAGAAGAAAAATGTCCACCCGAAGAGCGACCAGGACGGCGTCGTGGTCATCAGGTAGATCGGCAACAGGATAACGAGTAATACGTGGTAACTGATGATAAAAATACTCGCCACCCAATCGATCTGATGGGCGGAACGGTGTGTTTGGGGTTGATTAGACTGCATTCGCTCTTCTACAGGGATCGTGAAAAGGGATGTTGATCAGCAGGGAGAGGGTGCAGATTACCCGAACTCCGGCCGTGGGGTGGCGCAGCGGCACACGCGTAATATGCTACCCGTGGAGGGGGAGGGGTATGAGGACCCGGCTCGACGGAAGAGAGCAACACCGTAGTGATCG is drawn from Rhodothermales bacterium and contains these coding sequences:
- a CDS encoding fatty acid desaturase; its protein translation is MQSNQPQTHRSAHQIDWVASIFIISYHVLLVILLPIYLMTTTPSWSLFGWTFFFSAASLISITAGYHRLYAHRTYRTKRAVEMVLLFFGTLAAQSSVFRWSFDHRLHHRHVDKDGDPYNASKGFWHSHLLWMLKEGDPIEERYISDLKDNKVLQIQERYYGLWLTLANVIAVGIIGFVTGDWFGAFVIGFLARVFFVHHSTWFINSLCHMWGSKPYSTEHSAVNNFILAVLTYGEGYHNYHHTFAGDYRNGVKWYQFDPPKYLIWALSKVGLAWDLKRTDPLMIEKRLVQADRELLIDHLNRIAHIDVTDMKEKVLKLHEQLLASIASAKAVTDRFRSLNKKEHRTEFDEVKRHFRELRMEISRDLKMWRRLCRDIMKLQPVPAM